A region from the Pungitius pungitius chromosome 16, fPunPun2.1, whole genome shotgun sequence genome encodes:
- the si:ch1073-224n8.1 gene encoding zinc finger protein 37 — protein MTSRRAGYAGSMDSSPSNSGNRKQSIINIPDRTVVDSCYDRKADKPGYGASQGSITITSLKSRLAPTIQTAMSAAVDTLLGEVVLVLNETQQELLHKEQENERLKVRLEVSERELKTLQECLCSAQKLIDQLQISYTGTQSISQSVFAPSLSSIASMTSELERDHQNSRNVNGAGVDLGLSGSVDDSLHGFEPRDDYKMCQLSIQPDGSVTNHALDSFASNTSHMCSDSGRPDERESRASGFDIKEEQGPTSGSCQPSRKEPGLRNDNRAGEGDLGYGQVGGEGVSQRSFTHPLRHQRPVRECASALQQGGLDGQKQLARTAGGGRVDSVSPGRADDSAGPSATDTTGEPSLDRPHHCLECGKTFRLISSLKKHIRIHTGEKPYPCTVCGRRFRESGALKTHLRIHTGEKPYSCSECGNCFRHLDGLRKHRRTHTGEKPYVCAICGKRLSRLQHLKHHQLIHTGERPCCCPFCNRSFKEPAALRKHIRTHREEGGHMGIGVSEDTDPDALDDINNLHPAAPSPQMRFGDWGPEEDDSSAVDCV, from the exons ATGACTTCCAGGAGAGCAGGATATGCTGGCAGCATGGATTCTTCTCCCTCAAATTCTGGAAACCGTAAACAAAGTATAATCAACATTCCCGATAGGACTGTGGTAGATTCTTGTTATGATCGCAAAGCTGATAAGCCCGGATACGGAGCATCGCAGGGCAGCATCACCATAACGTCCCTGAAATCTCGTCTCGCCCCGACCATTCAAACGGCCATGTCCGCTGCCGTTGATACTCTGCTCGGTGAAGTGGTGCTCGTGCTCAACGAGACTCAACAAGAGTTGCTGCACAAGGAACAGGAGAACGAAAGACTTAAAGTCCGTCTCGAAGTGTCAGAGAGGGAGCTGAAGACGTTACAGGAGTGTCTGTGCAGTGCTCAGAAGCTCATTGACCAGCTGCAGATCTCCTACACCGGCACCCAGTCCATCAGCCAGTCCGTCTTCGCCCCGTCGCTGTCTTCCATAGCTTCGATGACTTCGGAATTGGAGCGGGACCACCAGAACAGCCGGAATGTCAACGGAGCCGGCGTCGACCTGGGTCTCAGTGGCTCTGTGGACGATTCGCTTCACGGGTTTGAGCCGAGGGATGACTACAAAATGTGCCAGCTTTCAATCCAACCCGACGGCTCTGTGACCAACCACGCTCTGGACTCCTTCGCTTCCAACACATCACACATGTGCTCCGATTCCGGCAGGCCAG ATGAGAGGGAGTCTCGGGCATCTGGGTTCGACATTAAAGAGGAGCAGGGACCCACTTCAGGCTCCTGTCAGCCCAGCAGGAAGGAGCCGGGGCTGCGTAATGACAACAGAGCCGGGGAGGGGGACCTCGGCTACGGTCAAGTTGGAGGAGAGGGAGTCTCCCAGCGTTCCTTTACTCACCCGCTTCGTCACCAAAGACCTGTGCGAGAATGCGCCAGTGCCTTGCAGCAGGGAGGACTCGATGGACAGAAACAACTGGCCAGGACTGCTGGGGGCGGCAGAGTGGACAGCGTTTCACCGGGCAGGGCCGACGACTCTGCAGGGCCTTCGGCCACCGACACAACTGGGGAGCCTTCATTGGATCGGCCCCACCACTGCTTGGAGTGTGGAAAGACCTTCCGTCTGATCTCCAGCTTGAAGAAGCACATCCGCATCCACACAGGTGAGAAGCCTTACCCGTGCACCGTCTGTGGCCGGCGCTTCCGCGAGTCCGGGGCGCTTAAAACCCACCTGCGCATACACACGGGCGAGAAGCCGTACTCTTGCTCCGAGTGCGGAAACTGCTTCCGCCACTTGGACGGTTTGCGcaaacacaggcgcacacacaccggAGAGAAACCCTACGTGTGTGCCATCTGCGGGAAGCGCCTGAGCCGCCTGCAGcacctcaaacaccaccagctcATCCACACCGGCGAGAGGCCGTGCTGCTGCCCGTTCTGCAACCGCAGCTTCAAGGAGCCCGCGGCGCTGCGGAAGCACATCCGCACGCACAGAGAGGAAGGCGGTCACATGGGGATCGGCGTGAGCGAGGACACAGACCCAGACGCCTTGGATGACATTAACAACCTCCACCCGGCAGCTCCGTCCCCTCAGATGAGGTTTGGGGACTGGGGCCCGGAGGAGGATGACAGCTCGGCTGTGGACTGTGTGTAG